The following DNA comes from Henckelia pumila isolate YLH828 unplaced genomic scaffold, ASM3356847v2 CTG_461:::fragment_3, whole genome shotgun sequence.
ATGTAGTAGCTTTTACAAACTCTCTTCGAGATTCTGAGTAATTCATAGGCCATCTTAAAATGAAGTCAGGTGAAATTTTGAAAAGTCTAGAACGGCATCCACATGAAACCTATGACCAAGTCGAAACAAAAGTTGGAATGTTTCGTCTATTATTTACTTCGTCTTTGTAACCATTGCCGTCGGGAAATCACCGAAACAGATGAACTTCATGACAATCATTGATAACAAATATAGAGGATATAATAATTATGAATACCCTCTGAATTCTGTAGTTACTCGAGTTTATGGGCGGATTGATCAAAATTTTTCAATAACCGTTCGAACTGCAACCGTTTGAAACCGTGAAaccaattttatatttaaaattgtaattaaaaaaaaataaagtataaaaaaaaataaagtataatcgAATCGCAAAGGGCaattcaatttaatttttttttttaaaaaaaatgcaaaaccaCTCCATGATCCCCTAAAGAGAAACATTCATTTTTAGATATACCATTGATAGAGTTGACCCAAGTGAGAGAATGATATAATAGGATTGTGGTTGTTAACCTACGTTTGGTTTATTTTTGCATAAACCCAGTCAATCTCCATTGAAAGGATAAACaccaaatgaaagaaaataaacTCACTCTCATGCCCAAtactaataattattaataacaATACTTTTCTTAATCATCCATATTAAATTCCCGTAATACCATTTGCTCTAAAAAGAAAGACCCAACATTGTTTGTAATTTTAACTGGTTTGAAAGGTTATTTGGGAAAAAAAGAGTACAaagatttttaattaatatcatCCAAAAAATCCTACCAAACAaatattttatcactatatattattattatttttcttatcaATCCTTACTTTTACATCATTCATTTACCAATAACTCCATAATCTATCATCCAAAGTCCAAATCAAGAATAGAGTATTATCCCATATATAGATTGGACAATTTCTCCCGATGTCATTTGTCAATTTTATCACATGAAATTGAATTGTGTTCATCGGATCTTAGTCCTTTAGGTCTTTTGTGAAAGAATTCCACGAATATTTATTTGCGAAGCATATTTAGAATaagaattaataattttggtgtGACAAAACAATCATTGAATTTCAAAATAAGGAGTGAATCTCGCACAATAATTTGTGCCACCAATGTAAACTAGTTTGAAGAATAAAGAACATTTAAAAACCTAGGGTTCcttgagtttttatttttaatttatttgggtctAAATTTCCCCAAATAATTTGAGACTTTGTCGGTCAACTTCCCCTCTCTTTTCTCCCAAAGTTGGCACCAAATCTTGCAAGTGATCCATCACCGAACCATAAACCACCCGCTAACCATAAAAATCACCCGCCTGCAATTCCAACACGCATTCACCATTATCTGTCTGCAGCCCACAGCTCCccttgttttctttttcttcttacATTTTCAAAGATTATACTTTTAAACCCAGAAGACTAGATCCGTCGGTGAATTTTCTGTTCCATCGTCTAGATCTAAGTGATTCCTTGTTTAAAGGTGAGTAAACTTCAAAACCCATTTGTTAGTTTCGTTTTCTTGACCATCGAAGCTCGCGCATCATCAAAGTTTTCCCATTTTTGAATTCCAGAATTTTGAGCGTGGGATATCGGAGAAAAGTTAGCTCAAGCCATGCCGCCGACAACGATTCGGAAAGCTATTGGGACGGTGAAGGACCAAGCCAGCATCGGGATCGCCAAGGTTGCCAGCAACTTGGCGCCGGAGCTGGAAGTCGCCATAGTCAAAGCCACGAGTCACGACGATGACCCGGCATCCGAGAAGTATATAAGGGAAATTCTCCATTTGAACTCGCTCTCTCGTGGGTATGTTAACGCTTGTGTTGTTGCTATATCTAAAAGATTGGGGAAGACTCGGGATTGGATCGTTGCCCTCAAGTGTTTGATGTTAATCCACCGTTTGCTCAACGATGGAGATGCTGTTTTCCAGCAGGAAATCATGTTTGCTACTAGAAAGGGGACCAGATTGTTGAACTTGTCGGATTTCCGTGATGAGGCTCATTCCAATTCATGGGATCATTCCGCATTCGTGAGAACCTATGCTCTGTACTTGGATCAGAGGCTTGAGTTGATGGTTTATGATCGGAGACAGAGTGCACAAGGGGTTGGAATGAGAGGATTTGGCAGTAGAGAGGATCTGAATAATTATAGATCGCCACCAGGATCAAACAGGGGATATGACGATTTGAATGAATCTCGGGACAGACAGGGTTATGGAATGCCCAGATCGCAGTCATCCGGGGACGTCAGAGAATCTACAGAGGGGAGCAAAGATTTTACCCCACTGCGGGAAATGAAGCCGGAGAGGGTTCTTGGGAAGATGGGTCATTTGCAGAGACTGTTGGACCGGTTCTTGTCGTGTCGACCCACGGGTCTAGCCAAGAATGAGAGGATGATTGTGGTGGCACTGTATGCAATGGTCAAGGAGAGCTTCAAGTTCTATGCTGATGTGTGCGAGGTTCTGGCAGTACTACTAGATAAGTTCTTTGATATGGAGTATCAAGATTGTGTGAAAGCTTTTGATGCCTATGCTAGCGCAGCTAAGCAGATTGATGAGCTGGTAGGATTCTATAGCTGGTGCAAAGATGTTGGGGTGGCAAGGTCTTCCGAGTATCCGGAAGTGCAGAAGATCACTAGTAAGCTGCTGGAGACTTTGGGGGAGTTTGTGAGGGACAGGGCGAAGGCGATCAAGAGCCCTGAAAGGAAGGCGGAGATCGAGCCAGTTGCGCAAGCTCGAGAGGAGGAGCCGGTGTCTGATCTGAATGAGATCAAAGCATTGCCGCCTCCAGAAAACTACACCCCCCCTCCACCACCTGAGCCAGAGATGCCTAAGCCCATTGTCCAAGAGACTCGAGATTTAGTGGATCTACGGGATGAGGGAGTGACTGCTGATGATCAAGGCAATAAATTTGCTTTGGCGCTGTTTGCTGGGCCGGTGGCAAACAATGGGAATGGCTCGTGGGAAGCATTCCCTTCGAACGGAGAGCCAGAGGTGACTTCTGCTTGGCAGAATCCGGCATCCGAGAGCGGAAAGGCTGATTGGGAACTAGCCCTGGTCGAGTCTGCCAGTAATTTGTCCAGGCAGAAGGCTGCAATGGGTGGGGGACTTGATCCTTTACTGTTGAATGGCATGTATGATCAGGGAATGGTTCGGCAACATGTGAGCACGACCCAATTGAGTGGTGGTAGTGCCAGCAGTGTGGCACTGCCAGGTTCCGGGACAAGCAAAACTCCAGTGTTAGCACTCCCTGCACCAGACGGAACGGTCCAGGCCGTTGGACAAGATCCATTTGCCGCATCCTTGAGCATTCCCCCACCAGCGTACGTGCAGATGTCGGATATGGAAAAGAAGCAGCACTTTTTAT
Coding sequences within:
- the LOC140871402 gene encoding probable clathrin assembly protein At4g32285, with amino-acid sequence MPPTTIRKAIGTVKDQASIGIAKVASNLAPELEVAIVKATSHDDDPASEKYIREILHLNSLSRGYVNACVVAISKRLGKTRDWIVALKCLMLIHRLLNDGDAVFQQEIMFATRKGTRLLNLSDFRDEAHSNSWDHSAFVRTYALYLDQRLELMVYDRRQSAQGVGMRGFGSREDLNNYRSPPGSNRGYDDLNESRDRQGYGMPRSQSSGDVRESTEGSKDFTPLREMKPERVLGKMGHLQRLLDRFLSCRPTGLAKNERMIVVALYAMVKESFKFYADVCEVLAVLLDKFFDMEYQDCVKAFDAYASAAKQIDELVGFYSWCKDVGVARSSEYPEVQKITSKLLETLGEFVRDRAKAIKSPERKAEIEPVAQAREEEPVSDLNEIKALPPPENYTPPPPPEPEMPKPIVQETRDLVDLRDEGVTADDQGNKFALALFAGPVANNGNGSWEAFPSNGEPEVTSAWQNPASESGKADWELALVESASNLSRQKAAMGGGLDPLLLNGMYDQGMVRQHVSTTQLSGGSASSVALPGSGTSKTPVLALPAPDGTVQAVGQDPFAASLSIPPPAYVQMSDMEKKQHFLSQEQMVWQQYSREGMQGQTSLHKIGAAAQPYGMPPVNGPYGYHFTHY